The sequence below is a genomic window from Ipomoea triloba cultivar NCNSP0323 chromosome 2, ASM357664v1.
GAAACTGCATTATTCACTGTCACAGGTAAGGTAATGGACAGCGATGTTGAGAAGAGATACCAGCAGGAAATCATGGAATTCGGGAGCTCATCATCCCTCATGTTCACCATTACATCCACGCTTGCATTGCTGAACCTGTTGAGTTTCATTTGGGGAGCCATGAAACTGGGGTTCGCCCCGGAATTCCTCCCACAGGTGAGTCTGAGTGGGGTGATAGTGATGGTGAATATGCCTGTTTATGAAGCACTTTTCATCCGGAAAGACAGTGGAAGCTTGCCATCATCGGTTCTTATAAGGTCTCTACTCGCGCTGTCTGTTGTTTGTTTGATGCCTGCCTTCTTCCCAGGCAACGCATAATGAATTGTAAGACTGTTTCCTTGAATTTCAACTGTGTCTACTGTAATATTCGAAAGCTTAAATAAACAGCATTGCTTTCTAATTGTTTCCCAAGTCTCTGCACATACAAATCTTCAAACGTTGTCAGCATAACACGAGGAGAAATTTtcctcttttattattattattattattattattattattatatttgagtcTGTCTACTTATGTACATCACCTCAATTACCTACACTTCACCACAACTTATTTCATCAAATCAGACACTCATGCATGCCTGCCTATAACAGCATCCCCACTTGATATTCTTATCACTTATCACAAACATTTTTATTCGAGtataaaaaataagaattgcatttgtcttaaatttataggtgataatttacattaaatcattttttattaaaacatcaaTTTTGGTCtaagtattattatgacatgactatttttgttCCTTTATCAATAAAACggtttaaatatcattaaatgcAAGAACATCTTTGGTCCTTTACTTCATTCTACATTTTGCGGTTAACGAggtttgattgaagttatttacaataatttaatttttcattatataaAGTTTAGAATAATTAGCATgtaaagtttatatatttagaaactacattaaaagtattattacatacaaaaaatcaaatttaaaaattataagaaaatgctactaatagaaataagcaaagaagaaagagttagtttgactattgaatagtaagtatgacaaaTAAAATAGGATAGAGGAAGTATGTACTAAGAGTCGCTCTTTCCTTTATCATACTAGTTGAGAGGAAAGATTGAAATGttattcaactcaaattgctGCATTAAAAGAAATCTAAAAATGTAGCACATATTTTGCTTGTTTCATGGTTCGATTACATACTTTTCAATAGTATTGTTACAGCGGATTGACCTACCCCACCGCGGACCTAATTTTTTTCGAACTTTTGTGGGCCGCCCGCCAGACCCGCGGGTTAGGATTCATGCAACCCTAGTCCGCCCCACACTGGTTGACGGGCTCCGCAAACTTTtcttgtttataaaaaaaatatttttaatatatatatatatatatatatatatatatatatatatatatatatatatatatatatatatatatatatatatatatgggaatgGTCAAAGATTGAATTCACCGACTagcttacatttttttttctcctttttttttataaaaaattaatagtaagatgtattatttataatgtattttctattttaattatatcaaattaattatgttttatattttgtgataatattttttctataacATTTTGATTTTTCGTCTATATCCAACGATATTTATATCCCtaagtatttcatttttgtcTCGCTCTCTTCTAtttttcctcctcctccttttcCTAGTCATCTCCGCCTCCGTCCATGGTGGCAATGGCGATGACAGTTCCAATTCTGACGTCGAATACTCACCCCCTGAAAAGCCTAACCTGAGACCTCGGTCCTTGATTCTGGTCAATATATCCTTGATTCCATTATTCAATCCTACAATGAGTCTTCACAGAGATTGTATACTTGCATTTGTTAGTTGGAAAAATATAgtataaaaatgacattttaagtggttattttgtgatacaaatatacGTGGGATTCACCTCCAATTTGGTTTGGGTTAAATTGAATTTGAGAttttcgtagttagacgaagagattgatatattgtaggctcaaaacagataatgggtgaatgataaattaattatcaaaatagaCCCTTGGAAAATGTGATAAAGCTTTAaataacttttgtcccacattggttagGGAAGTtcgcaccactatttatactcCCGCCTTTCTAATAAACATCTCTAGCCCGTAGAATTTGCAGCAACAGTGCAGGGTggcaacaagtcaacaacaattAGATCatattagagcatccttacTAGTTGAAGATATTTGGTGGTTTTTTTGGTGTCCATTAGGAAAGAGAGTAGGAGGAGGgaagaagcaaaaaaaaaaatgaaaaaagaaagaaaaagctGACAGCATcagaaaaagcaaaaaaaataaaaaatttaccgTTGCATATTTACGCGCCGCTGCACGCGCCAGATCTGTAAATATGCATTCATTTGCAAAAGTgataaacttgaaaaaaaaaaccatctcACATTAGTATGAACCCATCCCAAattattggcaaaaacttgtgtaagaccgtctcaccatcCCAAattattggcaaaaacttgtgtaagaccgtctcaccatgagacgggtcgggtcgggtcaagatgcaaatgtaacacttatgtgcacaaatgtcatacttatatgctcaaatgtaatactaatcaggaataaaatttttgttacttattagggtaaatgtaatacttttaagggaaaatacaatacttttacatttcgatttaaaagaattacatttttcctataaatatgacatttacatggtgttatatttgcccttattacaatacttgtcaacattacttattatgaaaaatgtattactttttctcttataagtaacaaaaattgtatttttgattagtgttaaatttgagcatataagtgtgagatttgcacatataaatatgacatttacatggtactttgactcgacccgacccgtctcacgaataaggatccgtgagacggtctcacacaagtgtgacccaaatcATTTCATCTGGAAAAACTATACAATATCCACACTCCACAGATGTGGATGCCTTTAAGGGAACAGCAATTAGGAAACCTAGTCCAACATACAATTACCGAATCTTTGACGTActttcattattataatatgcTGCTCTCTCATACCACCTACCTCCTCACCATtcttttagaaattaaaaattatactaaaaaattcAGTTTGATTAATTCGGAGATAAGAATTTCGATTTGTGCCAAGATATGTGTTATTCGGCTTCCTCCTCAACTTGATAAAATTTGCCCACGCGTAAACTAAAGTGCTATCTTCTCTTTCTCGCCCTCTACCCTTACCCTTTAATTTCCATTATTCAATCCTACAATATATCTCCGTAGAGATTGTATACGTGTATTTGttgaaaaaataacattttaaattgttattttgtggtacaaatatacgTGAGATTCACTTTCGATTATGAACGGATCAAAGTGTATTTGATTCTTTGTAGTTAAATGAAGAGACttatatattgtacgctcaaaacggataattagcgaataaaaaaaattggtattGAAGTAAATCtgtttgaattgaaaaaaaatgtgaaaaaattttaaagtaattttgTTCCAGATTGATTAGAGAACTTGAGATTGTACCAATCAAGTTATGTGTCCCAGTATTTAGGTTACAAACGGAGGGTCCCAGTACTGcattggaatttttttattttttttttttgaaataggattggaaatttttattttcaaaagaatTTCCAATCCAGTACTGGGTCCCGTTATTTAATTAGGTGACAAACGTAGGGTCCCAGTATTTACAAAGGCAAACGCGGCTCACTCTTGTCtcttgctaaaaaaaaaaacgcttgCCATCAGCCTTTTGGACTTGTTTGGCCCACAATAGGTGACGAGACACCCTCTAAAACTCTACTGTTCATGTTAAGTTTTCGCACTTAAATTCTACGTagtattttgaaaacaaaacccttatttttatttctcccttatttattatttctatatatttgccaaagaccttgtgatttagtggcactgggtttacactcccacgtGAATGAtaggagtgagttcgagcctcagtggaggcagcTCTCACTTTATCTTTGACgtacaattaaaaatatattctaagaaactttgtttataaatattaaataatccGTGCTGCTTTCTCACCTGGCCTCTCACCATTCTTTTTAGCTGATCTAGTAAtccaaacatagccttagtaTGCTAAACGATTATCTTCACTTAATTAGTATGGCATGCATTCGATATGATTTGATCGAACATCATATATCACGTCCCGGCCCTTTCGTAGTATATATAATCCACGCAATTGAACAATCAATCAACCTTTAACTTACATGCAATTCATGGATTCATTCACGATATGGAATACACCATTTGACTTACAAATCAGTACGTGCTTAGAAACTTCCAATTTGGTTATAAATAATTGCCTCCTCGCCATTCATATTAGCATAAAGCCTCTCTAATATAGCCCGTAGAATTTGTACCAACACTATTTATATAGAGATGTCGTGCAGAAAAGGTTTGCCACCAATTCTTGTATTTGAGCCTTTAATTTCCCCAAAAGTAGTCCAAGGTCCAAGGTGGCAAATAAATGTGGCAACTTTTGTTTTTGAGCCTTTCCCCAAAAGTCCAATGTTACATTGTAACAAATAGATTATACTAAGACTTTTCCCCAAAAGTCCAAGGTTGTAACAAATAGATCATATTAAGACTATGAGACATGACATACTttggttattatatatatatatatatatatatgtactcgTAGTGCATATGCTGCTCTCTCATATCACCTGCCTATCTACTCACCATTCTTTTAGAAATAGTAATATCCAAGTTGAAATGTCTCGCCCTCTTCTCTTCCCACCCCTCCTCCTTTTCCTTGTCGTCTCCGCCTCCGCCCATGGCGGCCATTATGATGACAATTCCAATTCCGACATCAAATACTCACCCCTTGAAAAGCCTAACCTGATGAGACCTTGGTCCTTCATTCTGGTCAATATATTGTGCCAGATTCTCGTGTTTGTCGGGGGAATACTCCCCTACTTTCTCAGGTTGAACGAGGGGTTCTTGGTGCGCGGGACCAAGTTCGCCACCACTGTGTTTCTGGTTACTGATAGAACTGTTCTGGTGCATATTTTGACCCATGCTAAAAAAAACCCGTTATTCTCGTTCATGGTCACGAGTTGTGGCTACCTGGTCGTTATGTTTGCTGGTGGTGTGATTTCTTATATTTATGGGAAGCAAACAAATACAAATGGGGGCTCGAATACACCCACCGTCGATCTTCAGCTCCAAGGTTTAATATTCTTTGATCTTTTTATTTTCCCATGCATTATGTATGAATTTACTGATCCAGGCCATATGttgcaacatatatatatatatgcaggaaACGTCGCCGAGGGTGGAAATTTAAATGGACAATACCATGAATATTTCTTGGCACTCGAGGACAGCCTGCCTCTGATTTTCGCGCTGTGCTTCCATTCAGTCTTTGAGGGGATTGCCACTGGAGTTGCAGGAGACACCAAAGCCGCCGGTGATGTTTGGACAATCTGCTTCCAGAAAATATTTGCCGCTGTTGCAATGGGAATAGCACTGCTGAGAATGATCCCGGATCGCCCGCTCTCCTCCTATATAGCTTATGCACTAACATTTGCCATTTCCAGTCCAACCGGCGTTTCCATTGGGATTCTGATCCACGCCACAACTCAAGCCTCTGTTGCGGATTGGATTTACTCTATCTCAATACACCTTGCGTATGGAGCTTTCCTATTCATTTCCATTAACCGTCTGCTCTCCAAGGGTTACGGACCTCAGCCGCCGGTCGCCGTCGATAAGCCTTATCACAACTTCCTGGCCCTTCTTCTTGCCATCGGAATCATGACAGTTAACATctgatattttttaaaacaaatatcaAAAGTAAACATTCATTCGTCTATAATCTAGTTGTCAGCTGTACTCTCTACTCTAGGGTCATATTCCAACATTTTCCACTAATCTGGGGCGCACCCTCTTCCATGTCAAGTGTGTTAGGAACGTATTGTACTGTGTTACTATATATAACTCTATAAGGCTTCAAATAGTTCTATAAGGGTTCACTGTGCTTAACACCTTATTTTGtgtatttctataattattcaAGTCTCTAGTGGTCATCAATGGAACATGTGGGCGTGGATGGTAAAAAACATACACTACGCGCAATgccattaattataataataataatatcctaTACATTCTTAACGTTGCATTATTAGCTGAGCTAAACCAACCAGTAAAACGTACACTGTAGCCGAACTTGAGCTGAGTTAGCTAACTAAGTTGACTAAACTAATTAAGCTATCAATactagtgttgcaaaaatctcgcctaGATGCCGATTA
It includes:
- the LOC116010741 gene encoding zinc transporter 11-like — protein: MSRPLLFPPLLLFLVVSASAHGGHYDDNSNSDIKYSPLEKPNLMRPWSFILVNILCQILVFVGGILPYFLRLNEGFLVRGTKFATTVFLVTDRTVLVHILTHAKKNPLFSFMVTSCGYLVVMFAGGVISYIYGKQTNTNGGSNTPTVDLQLQGLIFFDLFIFPCIMYEFTDPGHMLQHIYIYAGNVAEGGNLNGQYHEYFLALEDSLPLIFALCFHSVFEGIATGVAGDTKAAGDVWTICFQKIFAAVAMGIALLRMIPDRPLSSYIAYALTFAISSPTGVSIGILIHATTQASVADWIYSISIHLAYGAFLFISINRLLSKGYGPQPPVAVDKPYHNFLALLLAIGIMTVNI